A genomic segment from Polyangium mundeleinium encodes:
- a CDS encoding decaprenyl-phosphate phosphoribosyltransferase codes for MTPAPGGAALELPGTSAPLSEPTPLIPPSKQGSAFWRVRGMIRTVRPSQWVKNLFVLAPVVFAKHLTHPSIIKSAIGAFGVFCLLAGAVYTMNDIVDAKADRVHPVKRFRPIASGQVPVSVAKTMAVALVLTALGGALLGPIKFFIVALAYFAQNVAYSFGLKKIAYVDVGLIALGFVLRVLAGGFATNTPISGFMVGCTALLALFLGFGKRRHELASAANAGKQRAALEAYSPRALTIALAATGVATIATYLAYTLDHDTQRFFQNPWLWATTIHPLFGVVRFLQLVVSRPKAESPTQEILRDVPFMMNIMIWVAEVVFIVYRLRPS; via the coding sequence TTGACCCCGGCTCCGGGCGGCGCCGCCCTGGAGTTACCGGGGACGAGCGCGCCGCTCTCGGAGCCGACACCGCTCATCCCGCCTTCGAAACAGGGCAGCGCCTTCTGGCGCGTCCGCGGGATGATCCGCACGGTCCGACCGAGCCAGTGGGTGAAGAACCTCTTCGTCCTGGCGCCGGTCGTCTTTGCCAAGCACCTCACGCACCCGTCGATCATCAAGAGCGCGATCGGCGCGTTCGGCGTGTTTTGCCTTCTCGCCGGCGCGGTCTACACGATGAACGACATCGTGGACGCCAAGGCCGACCGGGTGCATCCGGTGAAGCGCTTCCGGCCGATCGCGAGCGGCCAGGTCCCGGTCTCGGTGGCCAAGACGATGGCGGTCGCGCTCGTCCTCACCGCGCTCGGCGGCGCGCTGCTCGGGCCGATCAAGTTCTTCATCGTCGCGCTCGCGTACTTCGCGCAGAACGTCGCTTACTCCTTCGGCCTGAAGAAGATCGCGTACGTCGACGTCGGCCTCATCGCCCTCGGCTTCGTGCTCCGCGTCCTCGCCGGCGGCTTCGCGACGAACACGCCGATCTCCGGCTTCATGGTCGGGTGCACCGCGCTCCTCGCGCTTTTCCTCGGCTTCGGCAAGCGCCGCCACGAGCTCGCCTCGGCGGCGAACGCCGGCAAGCAGCGCGCCGCGCTCGAGGCCTACTCGCCGCGCGCGCTCACCATCGCGCTCGCGGCGACGGGCGTCGCCACGATCGCCACGTACCTCGCGTACACGCTCGACCACGACACGCAGCGCTTCTTCCAGAACCCCTGGCTCTGGGCCACGACGATTCACCCGCTCTTCGGCGTCGTGCGGTTCCTCCAGCTCGTCGTGAGCCGCCCCAAGGCGGAGAGCCCCACGCAGGAGATCCTGCGCGACGTCCCCTTCATGATGAACATCATGATCTGGGTCGCCGAGGTCGTGTTCATCGTCTACCGGCTGAGGCCCTCCTGA
- a CDS encoding AAA family ATPase, whose protein sequence is MTSALSIARETTPVLQELRSAVEQALEGKPEAVELALIALLGRGHVLIEDVPGVGKTTLARALAKAVGGELRRVQFTSDLLPSDVLGVSVFDQRTGQFVFRQGPIFANILLADEINRASPRTQSAMLEAMNEGQVSVDGVTTPLPDPFFVLATQNPQDFAGTFPLPESQLDRFMVRIRLGYPPPHVEMRLLLQSGDGDRIKAVPQVLEPSALVALQREVDRVELDASLATYLQAVLSATRASPTLSLGASPRAGMNLARAARSRAVLHGRTYCIADDIHDLAVPVLAHRIRLAAHAEGYMPSRDECENAVRDIVARVPVPL, encoded by the coding sequence ATGACGTCGGCGCTCTCGATCGCGCGGGAAACGACGCCCGTGCTCCAGGAGCTCCGCTCCGCGGTGGAGCAGGCCCTCGAAGGAAAGCCGGAAGCCGTCGAGCTCGCGCTCATCGCGCTGCTCGGGCGCGGCCATGTGCTGATCGAGGACGTGCCCGGCGTCGGCAAGACGACGCTGGCGCGCGCCCTCGCAAAGGCCGTGGGCGGCGAGCTCCGGCGTGTGCAGTTCACGAGCGACCTTTTGCCGAGCGACGTGCTCGGCGTGAGCGTCTTCGATCAGCGCACCGGGCAGTTCGTCTTCCGGCAAGGCCCGATCTTCGCGAACATCCTGCTCGCCGACGAGATCAACCGCGCGAGCCCGCGGACGCAGTCGGCGATGCTCGAAGCGATGAACGAGGGGCAGGTGTCGGTCGACGGCGTGACGACGCCGCTTCCCGATCCGTTCTTCGTGCTCGCCACGCAAAACCCGCAGGACTTCGCAGGCACGTTCCCGCTGCCGGAGTCGCAGCTCGACCGGTTCATGGTGCGCATCCGGCTCGGTTATCCGCCGCCGCACGTGGAGATGCGCCTCCTGCTCCAGAGCGGCGACGGGGACCGGATCAAGGCCGTGCCGCAGGTGCTCGAACCTTCGGCGCTCGTCGCGCTCCAGCGCGAGGTGGATCGGGTGGAGCTCGACGCGTCGCTCGCGACGTACCTGCAGGCCGTGCTGTCGGCGACGCGCGCGAGCCCGACGCTCTCGCTCGGCGCCTCGCCCCGCGCCGGAATGAACCTCGCCCGCGCCGCGCGGAGCCGCGCCGTGCTCCACGGGCGAACCTACTGCATCGCCGACGACATCCACGACCTCGCGGTACCCGTGCTCGCACACCGGATCCGCCTCGCCGCGCACGCCGAGGGCTACATGCCAAGCCGCGACGAGTGCGAGAACGCAGTGCGAGACATCGTCGCGCGGGTGCCGGTCCCGCTCTGA
- a CDS encoding DUF58 domain-containing protein, producing MVADRRQAESLAVRGDKPPRDSRVTRPEATPLPTVPGPLAPLPGAPAATPPRADNALTRFWRSFFSFKMPRRLKFTREGKYFVGITLGVGFAAINTGNNLLYLLLGMLLSLMVVSSVMSELSLRTLTVTRRLPTRAQVGRAHLVEIEVYNHKKRIPSYAIEVEDLRAGQPADKRCFFLKISPSSAQVAAYRRTPARRGRDRHTGFRIATRFPFGLFEKSREVTADGELVIYPAVDPVRLPPEDRGRALGGVGTAGRGTSDETYALRPMREGDDPRDIYWRKSAITNQMVLRERARETRPDVRLVIDVVRPKGSGDVFAQQFEKRIREVASRAVAHIKRGDGVVVATNLGEEARGDRNIGSDRILRFLALLDAVDEERVQEIQERRGLARGGPSRTSGGHA from the coding sequence ATGGTGGCGGACCGGAGGCAGGCCGAGTCGCTCGCCGTTCGAGGCGACAAACCGCCCCGGGACAGCCGTGTCACGAGGCCGGAAGCAACGCCGCTGCCGACCGTGCCCGGCCCGCTCGCGCCGCTGCCCGGCGCCCCGGCAGCAACGCCGCCGCGCGCGGACAACGCCCTCACGCGGTTCTGGCGCTCGTTTTTCAGCTTCAAGATGCCGCGGCGGCTGAAGTTCACCCGCGAAGGAAAATACTTCGTGGGCATCACGCTCGGCGTGGGCTTCGCGGCGATCAACACGGGCAACAACCTGCTGTACCTGCTGCTCGGGATGCTCCTCTCGCTGATGGTCGTGTCGAGCGTGATGAGCGAGCTGTCGCTGCGGACGCTGACCGTGACGCGAAGGCTGCCGACGCGAGCGCAGGTGGGCCGGGCGCACCTCGTGGAGATCGAGGTCTACAACCACAAGAAGCGGATCCCCTCGTACGCGATCGAGGTCGAGGATCTGCGCGCCGGGCAACCCGCGGACAAACGCTGCTTCTTCCTGAAGATCAGCCCATCGAGCGCGCAAGTCGCCGCCTACCGGCGCACGCCCGCGCGCCGCGGCCGCGATCGGCACACGGGCTTCCGCATCGCGACGCGTTTTCCCTTTGGGCTCTTCGAAAAATCCCGCGAGGTCACGGCCGACGGGGAGCTCGTGATCTATCCGGCCGTCGATCCGGTGCGCCTCCCGCCCGAGGATCGGGGACGCGCGCTGGGCGGCGTGGGCACGGCGGGGCGCGGGACGAGCGACGAGACGTACGCGCTCCGGCCGATGCGCGAGGGTGACGATCCGCGTGACATCTACTGGCGGAAGAGCGCGATCACGAACCAGATGGTGCTGCGCGAGCGTGCGCGCGAGACGCGGCCCGACGTGCGGCTCGTGATCGACGTGGTGCGGCCGAAGGGCTCGGGCGACGTGTTCGCGCAGCAGTTCGAGAAGCGGATCCGCGAGGTGGCCTCGCGCGCCGTGGCCCACATCAAGCGCGGCGACGGCGTCGTGGTGGCGACGAACCTCGGCGAGGAGGCGCGCGGCGACAGGAACATCGGATCCGATCGGATCCTCCGGTTCCTCGCGCTGCTCGACGCCGTCGACGAGGAGCGGGTGCAGGAGATCCAGGAGCGCCGCGGGCTCGCGCGGGGCGGGCCTTCGCGGACGAGCGGAGGGCACGCATGA
- a CDS encoding transglutaminase TgpA family protein, which produces MRFGLVHRVMTDALAVLGILALLASGQFGPWVSGSLIGGLVIALLIRDVWEKYPALKHFDAITLIGVLALQIGRLLFDPNANVLDVVIEFAAALQIIRLATRKGAAHDQQVIVLALLHLISGTVLGGGLGYGLCFLGVIIVAPGALVLSHLRREVEGNYRQGARDRTGLPVDVPRILRSRRVVGRTFLGVTCLLSVPIFVFTALLFVLFPRVGLSLLLLNRGHSGRVIGFSGRVDLGEVGVLRSDPTLVMRIEMPNLPDPPPARIPLHLRGAALDAYDGRTWTQSESWKRAAENEAGIVPIDDRWPDSALDPVMRIDLEPIDPPVMFLPPYASGLRLRTRATVAPEPQAMAFKGPEGELRYQPIDDRGIKYDVFLSRKKTPSFRKLPSGERWKYLTLPRNMSVRIRELAAEWTKESTTSLERARAIENHLRTDYRYDLASPSGKDPQPLDHFLFESKRGHCEFYSTAMAIMLRTLDVPTRNVTGFVGGSYNRFGRFYAVRQGDAHSWVEAWIDEYGWLTFDPTPPADAAPKSEIVGVWAYLRDLIEATSQRWDRHVVSYDLSQQVGLLNSLTSRYRRGGSKGTDGPRGRAGLLVVAAIVATAGGAALWMRRKKQRAAAASRAADPRSASAVLATALYESLDAAMGARGVGRSPSVPPLRHAQALVSMSHPLAEEVLELTEIYIAARFGGVTISDEDRRSFERRVKSIRQPERPSQQAMTLPAS; this is translated from the coding sequence ATGAGGTTCGGGCTCGTTCACCGGGTGATGACCGACGCGCTCGCGGTGCTCGGCATCCTCGCGCTCCTCGCGAGCGGGCAGTTCGGGCCCTGGGTGAGCGGCTCGCTCATCGGCGGGCTCGTCATCGCGCTTCTGATCCGCGACGTATGGGAGAAGTACCCGGCGCTCAAGCATTTCGACGCGATCACGCTGATCGGCGTGCTCGCGCTGCAGATCGGGCGGCTGCTCTTCGACCCGAACGCGAACGTGCTCGACGTGGTGATCGAGTTCGCCGCGGCGCTGCAGATCATCCGGCTCGCGACGCGCAAGGGCGCGGCGCACGACCAGCAGGTGATCGTGCTCGCGCTCTTGCACCTGATCTCGGGCACGGTGCTCGGCGGGGGCCTCGGCTACGGGCTCTGCTTCCTCGGCGTGATCATCGTGGCGCCGGGCGCACTCGTGCTGAGCCACCTCCGGCGCGAGGTCGAGGGCAACTACCGGCAAGGCGCGCGTGATCGCACGGGCCTGCCCGTCGACGTGCCGCGCATCCTGCGCTCGCGCCGCGTCGTGGGTCGCACGTTCCTCGGCGTGACGTGCCTGCTCTCGGTGCCGATCTTCGTGTTCACGGCACTGCTCTTCGTGCTCTTCCCGCGCGTCGGGCTCTCGCTCCTGCTCCTGAACCGCGGGCACTCCGGCCGCGTGATCGGGTTCTCGGGCCGCGTCGACCTCGGCGAGGTGGGCGTGCTCCGCAGCGACCCGACGCTCGTCATGCGCATCGAGATGCCGAACCTGCCGGATCCGCCGCCCGCGCGAATCCCGCTGCACCTGCGCGGCGCCGCGCTCGACGCGTACGACGGCCGCACGTGGACGCAGAGCGAGTCGTGGAAGCGCGCGGCGGAGAACGAGGCGGGCATCGTCCCGATCGACGACCGCTGGCCCGACTCCGCGCTCGATCCGGTGATGCGGATCGACCTCGAGCCGATCGACCCGCCCGTGATGTTCCTGCCGCCCTACGCCTCGGGCCTGCGGCTGCGGACACGCGCGACGGTGGCGCCCGAGCCGCAAGCGATGGCCTTCAAGGGCCCCGAGGGCGAGCTCCGCTACCAGCCCATCGACGACCGCGGCATCAAGTACGACGTCTTCCTCTCGCGCAAGAAGACCCCGTCCTTCCGCAAGCTGCCGAGCGGCGAGCGCTGGAAGTACCTCACGCTGCCGCGGAACATGTCGGTGCGGATCCGCGAGCTCGCCGCAGAGTGGACGAAGGAGTCCACGACCTCGCTCGAACGAGCCCGCGCGATCGAAAATCATTTGAGGACGGACTATCGGTACGACCTCGCCTCGCCGTCCGGCAAGGACCCGCAGCCGCTCGACCACTTCCTGTTCGAGTCAAAGCGCGGGCACTGCGAGTTTTACTCGACCGCGATGGCCATCATGCTGCGCACGCTCGACGTGCCGACGCGCAACGTGACGGGCTTCGTCGGCGGCAGCTACAACCGCTTCGGCCGGTTCTACGCCGTGCGCCAGGGCGACGCGCACTCGTGGGTCGAGGCGTGGATCGACGAATACGGCTGGCTCACCTTCGACCCGACCCCGCCCGCCGACGCCGCGCCGAAGAGCGAGATCGTCGGCGTGTGGGCCTACCTGCGCGACCTGATCGAAGCGACGAGCCAGCGCTGGGATCGGCACGTGGTGAGCTACGATCTGAGCCAGCAGGTGGGGCTCTTGAACAGCCTCACGTCGCGGTATCGCCGCGGCGGATCGAAGGGCACGGACGGGCCGCGGGGCCGCGCGGGCCTCCTGGTCGTGGCGGCGATCGTCGCGACGGCCGGTGGCGCGGCGCTCTGGATGCGACGAAAGAAACAACGCGCGGCGGCGGCCTCACGCGCGGCGGATCCTCGCTCGGCGAGCGCGGTGCTCGCGACGGCGCTGTACGAGTCGCTCGACGCGGCGATGGGCGCGCGGGGCGTGGGCCGTTCGCCGAGCGTACCGCCGCTCCGGCATGCGCAGGCGCTCGTGTCGATGTCGCATCCGCTCGCGGAGGAGGTCCTCGAGCTCACCGAGATCTACATCGCAGCGCGGTTCGGAGGCGTGACGATTTCCGACGAGGATCGGCGGAGCTTCGAGCGGCGCGTGAAGTCGATCCGTCAGCCGGAACGGCCGAGCCAGCAGGCCATGACGTTGCCCGCGTCCTGA
- a CDS encoding DUF4388 domain-containing protein, with the protein MASAARVLVIDDSPTILKVVSAILARNGYEPTTARDGVAGLELIRKGPKFDLVLLDFVMPRMNGYQFCRELRSDATHRTLPVVLMSAKGDKIRGTFVQQTGAVDAITKPFDARALVTVVEGALAKTAEGRSPRPVPEGQKMPEEEVLPVESMRPSMHIRHARQRASVEFAQQVANAVVPAILAISPEDRASEASVMAAVARAMTPDILAALSLTVKDLDPGDGVREAMSGDLSVVALAEILQVLGMQRQTGVLHVTNNRTSITISMRQGQIDFVQSRGATEEYRLGRYFLEKGALSRDQLDTLLADLRGSNKLLGEEVVARGIVTREELVDILTKQSSELIYDMLRWPYGRFSFTKEPFRPEADMAKLTLGVSALVLEGFRRVDEWRLMEGTIHFDQVPVIDQFALEGLSPGQLARPERLVLDAVNGQRTVSEVVKESTVGSFDAVKIIYQFLQSRVLRTR; encoded by the coding sequence ATGGCAAGCGCGGCGCGTGTCCTGGTCATCGACGACAGCCCGACCATTCTGAAGGTCGTCAGCGCCATCCTGGCCCGCAACGGCTACGAGCCTACCACCGCCCGCGACGGCGTGGCGGGGCTCGAGCTCATCCGCAAAGGCCCGAAGTTCGACCTCGTCCTGCTCGACTTCGTGATGCCGCGGATGAACGGCTACCAGTTCTGCCGCGAGCTCCGGTCGGACGCGACGCACCGCACCTTGCCCGTCGTGCTGATGAGCGCCAAGGGCGACAAGATCCGCGGCACGTTCGTCCAGCAAACGGGCGCCGTCGACGCGATCACGAAACCCTTCGACGCGCGCGCGCTCGTCACCGTGGTCGAGGGCGCGCTCGCCAAGACCGCCGAGGGCCGCTCGCCGCGCCCCGTCCCCGAGGGCCAGAAGATGCCCGAGGAGGAGGTGCTGCCGGTCGAGAGCATGCGCCCGAGCATGCACATCCGGCACGCGCGGCAGCGCGCCAGCGTGGAGTTCGCGCAGCAGGTCGCGAACGCCGTCGTGCCTGCGATCCTCGCCATCTCGCCCGAGGATCGCGCGAGCGAGGCCTCCGTCATGGCCGCCGTCGCGCGCGCGATGACGCCCGACATCCTCGCGGCGCTCTCGCTCACGGTGAAGGACCTCGACCCGGGCGACGGCGTGCGCGAGGCGATGAGCGGTGACCTCTCGGTCGTGGCGCTCGCCGAGATCCTCCAGGTGCTCGGCATGCAGCGCCAGACGGGCGTCCTGCACGTCACGAACAACCGCACCTCGATCACGATCTCCATGCGGCAGGGGCAGATCGATTTCGTGCAGTCGCGCGGCGCCACCGAAGAGTACCGCCTCGGCCGCTACTTCCTGGAGAAGGGCGCGCTCTCGCGTGACCAGCTCGATACGCTCCTCGCCGATCTCCGCGGCTCGAACAAGCTGCTCGGCGAAGAGGTCGTGGCCCGCGGCATCGTCACGCGCGAGGAGCTCGTCGACATCCTGACCAAGCAGTCGAGCGAGCTCATCTACGACATGCTCCGCTGGCCGTACGGGCGCTTCTCCTTCACGAAGGAGCCGTTCCGCCCCGAGGCCGACATGGCGAAGCTCACCCTCGGCGTGAGCGCGCTCGTCCTCGAAGGCTTCCGCCGCGTCGACGAGTGGCGGCTCATGGAGGGCACGATCCACTTCGATCAGGTGCCCGTGATCGATCAGTTTGCGCTCGAAGGACTTTCGCCCGGCCAGCTCGCGCGGCCCGAGCGGCTCGTGCTCGACGCAGTGAACGGGCAGCGCACGGTGAGCGAGGTCGTCAAGGAGAGCACCGTCGGCTCCTTCGACGCGGTGAAGATCATCTACCAGTTCTTGCAATCGCGCGTCCTTCGCACGAGGTAG